In the Bartonella schoenbuchensis R1 genome, TTTTTAATAACGTCCATTTCAATTAAAGCCGTTTTAAGACTACTTTTCATTTCCGGACTATTAGCGTATCGAAGTAAGTCATCCGACACAATATTATATTCCGTGTTAAAAAGTAATGACAAATCCTTGCTTTGACCAACATTACGGACATGATCACAAAGCTTTCTTTGCACAGCAAATAAATTTTTTGCAGTTAATGTTTCGTTGTGTTTTTTTATATATCCACTTTGTCGTCCCAATAGCTGTTCTAAAATTTTCTCTTCGTTAGAAATGATGACCTCCTATAATAACGTCTTTATCTAACCAATCAGGTCCATATTCTTCATCAGCATTTTTAGTAGGAAACCCCATATCACGGATAAATTGCGCTCCACGCCTTTTTTTAATGCCCAAAAGCCCATAGGCTGGCAGTTCTACCATAGCTAACCATTCCCATGTTGTTTTTTCATCATTTGCTTCGGAAGCAGCATCTGATTCAGCCAGATAAATAAGTTCGTGATCAGCGCCTTGCGCACGTAATTCCTCACGTTGTTCATCAGTCATATAACTTTTAGGTAGTTTCTTCTTCATCCAAATCTCCTCATTAGTATGTGGGAAATATATGTTGTATATTAATTTAAGTCATGAATCTAAGCAATTGAAACAATGGTTTTCTCTAATATTTTATCTAACTTTTTTGTTATCCAACATGTTTTTTGTTATTTTTCCGCGACAGTTTGTTGATCTGAATTGAGTAGCCCATAGATAGAACGCTCAAGATATAATTCCCCCCGTTTTTGTTTATCAATCATGCCACGCAAGTATCCTCCTGGTGAATAAATGATTTGACGAGCGTATTTTTCGAGAATAATCCCAACAGCAAGAGCAGCTTTTTTGAAGCCCATGGTTATTTTAGCGTGTTTAAGGGCATCAGGAGAAATACCAGTCATTTTAGCTAAGAAATCCGTTGAGTTGACTAAATCGTCGACTGAATTGAGTTTGTTATCAAGGAATTCAGAAACGTTAGGCATAGCACTAACTAAAGTCTCGGGCTTAATTTGAGGCAATGCACCACCATTTAAAAGAAGTGTTTGTTCGGCTTCGCGTGTGTCCCTTTCACTGTTATTTTTAGAGCGACTGAAAGTCGCGTTAATTTTAGAGTATTCGGATTTATCCGAATTCATTATTGTTATTTTGTTTTTTGAAGGGTGATTTGTTTTTTGTGTGTTGGTATTACTTTTACAAATATGATAGGGGTTTGTATTATGTATGTGCATAACATTTTCGATATACGTGCATAACATTTTATTAGAAAAAAAGCGATTTAAAAGCCAATTGAAAAGTCGAATAGCTTTTTCAAGTTTAGAAAATGATGCCTTTGTTGGTACACCAACCGCAGTCATAATTTTTTTTACACGTTCCAAAACTATTGAACTAATTTGTGTGGATTCTGTAATTTTAGAACGTAATTGACGATAAATTCCTCGAAATCTTCGAAGCGCGTCTTTCTGAAGGTCTTGTTCTTCCTTAATTGTATAAATATAATTCTGAAGTTCATGATAGCGTGCAACTAAGATGCTAAGATCAATACCGCAGGCGATTGAGATACTACCATTATAGTTGACGGGAAATCGTTTAAAATTTCCAGAGTCCCGCATAACAATAAGGCCTTTATCATAGAG is a window encoding:
- the repC gene encoding plasmid replication protein RepC, yielding MVNKTSGRRLNAKHLEYMKIADHAEIGSINRSQLIILARQLPITGLIKGTEAHLLSILLNTAPIASFEQGGIPVIFKSNRQIASEIGCTVVHVSRLLSRLYDKGLIVMRDSGNFKRFPVNYNGSISIACGIDLSILVARYHELQNYIYTIKEEQDLQKDALRRFRGIYRQLRSKITESTQISSIVLERVKKIMTAVGVPTKASFSKLEKAIRLFNWLLNRFFSNKMLCTYIENVMHIHNTNPYHICKSNTNTQKTNHPSKNKITIMNSDKSEYSKINATFSRSKNNSERDTREAEQTLLLNGGALPQIKPETLVSAMPNVSEFLDNKLNSVDDLVNSTDFLAKMTGISPDALKHAKITMGFKKAALAVGIILEKYARQIIYSPGGYLRGMIDKQKRGELYLERSIYGLLNSDQQTVAEK